The Chitinophagales bacterium genome window below encodes:
- a CDS encoding biotin/lipoyl-binding protein has translation MLKVKVNNKEYEISKESDWDIIEQGDTFHILKDFKSYRCVLLSKDDNLKNMTISVNDTPYTINIKDQNDLLLEKMGMSDITVKRFENVKAPMPGLVLSLKVKEGDTIAEGDTLLVLEAMKMENMLKSSGAGVIKKILVKEKEAVEKGQILIEMQ, from the coding sequence ATGTTAAAAGTTAAAGTAAATAATAAAGAATATGAAATTAGCAAAGAAAGCGATTGGGATATAATAGAACAAGGCGATACTTTTCATATTTTAAAAGATTTTAAATCGTATAGATGTGTGCTTTTAAGTAAAGATGACAACCTTAAAAACATGACGATAAGTGTAAACGACACGCCTTATACTATAAATATAAAAGACCAAAACGATTTATTGCTTGAAAAAATGGGCATGTCGGATATAACGGTAAAACGTTTTGAAAATGTAAAAGCTCCTATGCCGGGCTTAGTGCTGAGTTTAAAAGTAAAGGAAGGCGATACCATAGCAGAGGGCGATACTCTGCTGGTATTAGAAGCAATGAAAATGGAAAATATGCTTAAAAGTTCTGGTGCAGGAGTTATTAAAAAGATATTGGTTAAAGAAAAAGAAGCGGTAGAAAAAGGTCAAATACTTATTGAAATGCAATAA
- a CDS encoding methylated-DNA--[protein]-cysteine S-methyltransferase, which translates to MNSQKIYTYYYKTLVGELILGDFNNKLCLADWRYRKMRNAIDKRISGGLNAQFEEQKTELIEKTILQLEEYFSVKRTVFDLPLQFVGTNFQQEVWNTLIQIPYGTTSSYIDLAKKMNNEKAIRAIAGANGANAISIIVPCHRIIGKDGSLVGYAGGLPAKKKLLQLENPEKENQLELF; encoded by the coding sequence ATGAACTCACAAAAAATATATACGTACTATTACAAAACTCTGGTAGGAGAATTAATTTTAGGAGATTTTAATAATAAACTGTGTCTTGCAGACTGGCGATACAGAAAAATGCGTAATGCCATTGATAAACGAATTTCAGGTGGATTAAACGCTCAATTTGAAGAACAAAAAACAGAATTGATAGAAAAAACAATTCTACAGTTGGAAGAATATTTTTCTGTAAAAAGAACGGTTTTTGATTTGCCTTTGCAGTTTGTAGGCACTAATTTTCAGCAAGAAGTTTGGAATACACTTATTCAAATTCCTTATGGAACTACAAGTAGTTATATAGATTTGGCTAAGAAAATGAATAATGAAAAAGCCATAAGAGCTATAGCTGGTGCTAATGGAGCAAACGCTATTTCTATAATAGTGCCCTGCCACCGAATTATAGGAAAAGATGGTTCATTGGTAGGTTATGCAGGTGGCTTGCCGGCTAAGAAAAAACTGCTGCAACTTGAAAACCCCGAAAAGGAAAATCAATTGGAATTATTTTAA
- a CDS encoding DUF58 domain-containing protein — translation MALYELKEVQEIKNLSFLAKQVVEGFIVGLHRSPFHGFSVEFAEHRLYNPGESTKNIDWKVYARTDKLFTKRFDEETNLRCHIVLDTSSSMYYPLEDKKLNKLNFSVLAASGLIELLRKQRDATGIALFSDKVDTITQAKSNSVHINGIYNELEKVIANEKLNVQTNAAQSIHEIAEQIHKRSLVIIFSDMMQSNNQDDVFDALLHLKYNKHEVVLFHVVDRKHEIEFDFDNRPYLFVDMETNNEVKLHANEVKKKYQDFMHEFEQKIKLKCAQYKIDFVPVDIQKPFHQILTPYLLKRVKMM, via the coding sequence ATGGCGTTATACGAACTTAAAGAAGTACAGGAAATTAAAAATCTTTCTTTTTTAGCTAAACAAGTAGTTGAAGGATTTATTGTAGGCTTGCACCGTAGCCCTTTTCATGGTTTTTCTGTTGAATTTGCAGAGCATAGGCTTTACAACCCCGGAGAATCTACTAAAAATATTGACTGGAAAGTTTATGCCCGCACTGACAAACTATTTACAAAACGCTTTGACGAAGAAACTAATCTTAGATGCCACATTGTGTTAGATACTTCCTCTTCTATGTATTACCCGTTAGAAGACAAAAAACTAAATAAGCTTAATTTTTCCGTTTTAGCCGCTTCGGGTTTAATAGAATTGCTTCGCAAACAACGTGATGCTACGGGAATAGCTTTGTTTTCAGATAAAGTAGATACTATTACGCAAGCTAAATCAAATTCTGTACATATAAACGGCATTTATAATGAGCTGGAAAAAGTGATAGCTAATGAAAAACTGAATGTACAAACCAATGCTGCTCAAAGCATACACGAAATAGCTGAGCAAATACACAAACGTTCTTTAGTAATTATTTTTAGCGATATGATGCAAAGCAACAATCAAGATGATGTTTTTGATGCACTGCTACATTTAAAATATAATAAGCACGAAGTAGTTTTATTTCATGTGGTAGATAGAAAACATGAAATAGAATTTGATTTTGACAACCGCCCGTATTTATTTGTAGATATGGAAACTAATAATGAGGTAAAACTTCACGCCAATGAAGTGAAGAAAAAATATCAAGATTTTATGCACGAATTTGAACAAAAAATAAAGCTCAAATGTGCCCAATATAAAATAGATTTTGTTCCTGTAGATATTCAAAAACCTTTCCATCAAATATTAACACCTTATTTATTGAAAAGGGTTAAAATGATGTAG
- a CDS encoding ferritin, translated as MISDKIEQALNTHLKEELSASLQYLAMASWCDTNGMDGAAQFFYAQSHEENLHFIKLFRYINEVDGHAIVPQANQPKNEFKNIVEICESAYKNEQAVTKSIYKLVELSNVEEDHVTTEFLRFYVQEQREEETLFRTILDKIKLIGSGAQSLYYIDKELANLSGTAPEPPADV; from the coding sequence ATGATTTCAGATAAAATAGAACAAGCTCTTAACACCCATTTAAAAGAAGAATTAAGTGCCTCATTGCAATATTTAGCTATGGCAAGCTGGTGCGACACTAATGGAATGGACGGAGCGGCTCAGTTTTTTTATGCTCAATCGCACGAAGAGAATTTACATTTTATTAAACTATTTAGATACATTAATGAAGTGGACGGACACGCCATAGTTCCTCAAGCTAACCAACCAAAAAATGAGTTTAAAAACATAGTAGAAATTTGCGAAAGTGCTTACAAAAATGAGCAAGCTGTTACAAAATCTATATACAAATTAGTAGAACTTTCTAATGTAGAAGAAGACCATGTTACTACAGAGTTTTTGCGTTTTTATGTACAAGAGCAAAGAGAGGAAGAAACACTTTTTAGAACCATACTTGACAAAATAAAACTAATAGGCAGTGGGGCTCAAAGTTTATATTATATAGATAAAGAACTTGCCAACCTAAGTGGCACAGCACCAGAACCGCCTGCTGATGTGTAG
- a CDS encoding ABC-F family ATP-binding cassette domain-containing protein, whose amino-acid sequence MLRVNNISVEFGGKFLFDDITFQVGDRERVGLTGKNGAGKSTLLKIISNQQRANSGTIETANNYTIGYLPQDIDIDSSLSVIEETRKAFEKVNKLEAEIEDIQHQLVNRTDYESESYLELINQLSEKEHMLHTIGATQNDAEIERVLKGLGFESHEMDIPVNTLSGGWQMRIVLAKILLQKPSLILLDEPTNHLDIESIIWLEEFLVNYEGATILISHDKQFLDNVTTRTIEIVMGKIEDYKCNYSNYLEQRQERIEKQVQAKKNQDEFIKQTERNIEKFRAKATKAKFAQNLMKKLDNLEKIEVDQSDNSLIHFQFQKPPRSGKVVVKAENVQKSYGKKLVLNHLNFEILRGEKIAFVGKNGMGKTTLAKMIVGEIPYKGNLELGHNVSLAFYAQHQAESLDGDRTVLQTIDDAATGDMRTQVRNLLGAFLFSGEDVEKKVKVLSGGEKGRLAMAKLLLEPSNLLVLDEPTNHLDMRSKNQLKKAIQQFEGTVIVVSHDRDFLQGLTDKVFEFKDKGIKEHIGDINEFLRARKASDFRAFELDKKKEEEKTVVKSSVNSKEDYALRKELRSVEGKITTLEEKINQTEEQLKDPEKYQELSKNPAFFKDYEKMKDDLSKLMEQWEEIAVKIEG is encoded by the coding sequence ATGCTTCGTGTTAACAATATTTCAGTTGAATTTGGTGGAAAATTTCTGTTTGATGACATTACTTTTCAGGTAGGAGACAGAGAACGGGTGGGATTGACAGGCAAAAATGGTGCTGGGAAATCTACATTGCTAAAAATTATTTCTAATCAGCAGCGTGCTAATAGCGGCACTATAGAAACTGCCAATAATTATACTATCGGTTATTTGCCACAAGATATTGATATAGATAGTAGTTTGAGTGTGATAGAGGAAACCCGAAAAGCTTTTGAAAAAGTAAATAAATTAGAAGCAGAAATTGAAGATATTCAGCATCAGTTAGTTAATAGAACCGACTATGAAAGTGAAAGTTATTTAGAATTGATTAATCAACTTTCAGAAAAAGAACACATGCTGCACACTATTGGAGCTACACAAAACGATGCAGAAATAGAGCGTGTTTTAAAGGGTTTAGGTTTTGAAAGCCATGAAATGGATATACCTGTTAATACCCTTAGTGGTGGCTGGCAAATGCGTATAGTTTTAGCTAAAATTTTATTGCAAAAACCCAGTTTAATTTTATTAGATGAGCCTACCAATCACCTTGATATTGAGTCAATTATATGGCTTGAAGAATTTTTGGTAAATTATGAAGGAGCAACAATACTTATTTCGCACGACAAGCAATTTTTAGACAATGTAACTACCCGAACTATAGAAATAGTAATGGGCAAAATAGAAGATTACAAATGCAATTATTCTAATTATTTAGAGCAAAGGCAAGAGCGAATAGAGAAGCAAGTGCAGGCTAAAAAAAATCAAGATGAGTTTATAAAGCAAACCGAAAGAAATATAGAAAAATTTAGGGCGAAAGCAACAAAAGCAAAATTTGCTCAAAATTTGATGAAAAAATTAGATAATCTTGAGAAAATAGAAGTTGACCAAAGCGATAACAGCCTTATTCATTTTCAGTTTCAAAAGCCACCACGCTCAGGAAAAGTAGTAGTAAAAGCAGAAAATGTACAAAAATCTTATGGCAAAAAATTAGTACTTAATCATTTGAATTTTGAAATATTAAGAGGCGAGAAAATAGCTTTTGTAGGTAAAAATGGCATGGGTAAAACCACTTTGGCTAAAATGATAGTGGGCGAAATACCTTATAAAGGCAATTTAGAACTGGGACACAATGTGAGTTTAGCTTTTTATGCTCAGCACCAAGCGGAGAGTTTAGATGGCGATAGGACAGTTTTGCAAACCATAGACGATGCTGCTACTGGAGATATGCGAACACAGGTAAGGAATTTATTGGGAGCTTTTTTGTTTAGTGGCGAAGATGTAGAAAAAAAAGTAAAAGTGCTCAGCGGTGGCGAAAAAGGAAGATTGGCAATGGCTAAATTATTGCTTGAACCATCAAATTTATTGGTGCTTGATGAACCTACAAATCATTTAGATATGCGTTCTAAAAACCAGTTAAAGAAGGCTATTCAGCAGTTTGAAGGTACGGTTATAGTCGTGTCGCACGACAGGGATTTTTTGCAAGGCTTAACCGATAAAGTTTTTGAATTTAAAGATAAAGGCATAAAAGAACATATAGGCGATATTAATGAATTTTTAAGAGCCAGAAAAGCAAGTGATTTTAGAGCGTTTGAATTAGATAAAAAAAAGGAAGAAGAAAAAACTGTAGTTAAGTCCTCAGTAAATAGTAAAGAGGATTATGCTTTACGCAAAGAGTTGAGAAGTGTGGAAGGTAAAATAACTACGCTGGAAGAAAAAATAAACCAAACAGAAGAGCAGTTGAAAGACCCGGAAAAATATCAAGAATTAAGTAAAAATCCTGCATTTTTTAAAGATTACGAAAAAATGAAAGACGATTTAAGCAAACTGATGGAGCAGTGGGAAGAAATAGCTGTTAAAATAGAAGGGTAA
- a CDS encoding acyl-CoA dehydrogenase family protein produces MISRDIYTEEQEMFRQSVRDFIAKEITPYNAKWEKDQMVSKESWLKLGEAGFLCMQAPEKYGGLGITDFRYNTILTEELGLTGCAGPAVGYPLHNDIVFPYILHYGKESLLEKVVPKCISGENVLAIAMTEPGAGSDLQGMRSTAEDKGDYYLLNGSKTFITNGYLAGGVVVAAKTDPTKGAKGISLFYVDAESEGFTKGQPFEKIGLHAQDTCELFFENVKIPKENLLGNEGEGFKYLMTELAQERLVVAIGAIAQAENALNKTVQYVKERAAFGTTVDKFQNTRFKIAELTTEVQIGRVFLDKCVQLHNNKKLDQATASMAKYWLTDLQFKVAEEGLQLHGGYGYIWEYDIARAWADSRVQRIYAGTNEIMKELIARSVLGKLK; encoded by the coding sequence ATGATAAGTAGAGATATATACACAGAAGAGCAAGAAATGTTTCGTCAATCGGTAAGAGATTTTATTGCTAAAGAAATAACACCTTATAATGCAAAATGGGAAAAAGACCAGATGGTTAGTAAAGAATCTTGGTTAAAGTTGGGCGAAGCGGGTTTTTTGTGTATGCAAGCTCCTGAAAAATATGGAGGACTGGGAATTACAGATTTTAGATACAATACTATTTTAACGGAAGAATTAGGCTTAACAGGTTGTGCCGGTCCCGCTGTAGGATATCCTTTGCACAACGATATTGTTTTTCCATATATTTTGCATTACGGAAAAGAGAGTTTATTAGAAAAAGTAGTTCCTAAATGTATTAGTGGAGAAAATGTGCTGGCTATAGCTATGACCGAACCGGGAGCGGGAAGCGATTTGCAAGGCATGAGAAGTACGGCAGAAGATAAAGGCGATTATTATTTGCTAAATGGTAGTAAAACATTTATAACCAATGGATATTTGGCTGGGGGAGTAGTGGTGGCTGCTAAAACTGACCCTACAAAAGGAGCAAAAGGTATTAGTTTATTTTATGTAGATGCAGAAAGTGAGGGTTTTACCAAAGGACAGCCTTTTGAAAAAATAGGTTTGCACGCACAAGATACTTGCGAGTTATTTTTTGAAAATGTAAAAATTCCTAAAGAAAACTTGCTGGGAAATGAAGGCGAAGGCTTTAAATATTTAATGACAGAGTTAGCTCAAGAAAGATTAGTAGTAGCCATTGGAGCTATAGCTCAAGCAGAAAATGCTTTAAATAAAACCGTACAATACGTAAAAGAAAGAGCCGCTTTTGGTACTACTGTAGATAAATTTCAAAATACACGATTTAAAATAGCGGAACTAACCACAGAAGTACAAATAGGCAGAGTATTTTTAGATAAATGTGTGCAACTGCATAATAATAAAAAATTAGACCAAGCTACTGCCAGCATGGCAAAATATTGGTTAACAGACTTACAGTTTAAAGTAGCAGAAGAAGGCTTGCAACTGCATGGTGGTTATGGTTATATTTGGGAATACGATATTGCCCGTGCGTGGGCAGACAGCCGTGTGCAACGCATTTATGCCGGTACTAATGAAATAATGAAAGAATTGATTGCCAGAAGTGTTTTAGGGAAGTTAAAGTAG
- a CDS encoding T9SS type A sorting domain-containing protein, translating to MNKTLLFTLIISFFTLQLNAQCSENDETKVLLIGDSWAFFMYVDGTIDNVFEKWGHTHYKFLSNPTVAENGAETDDFQGSSKQTEIQNLINDNPSIEAIHLSIAGNDVLGDWNVNFTQAQLDELIDSVYARTLDVVNFLKSTKPGIKIVFSGYVYPNFEEILTVNNPLGNSHPFYGTWNSMGQPTFLQINTILNDFSTLMEDYANTEPQVEFYKAPALMQYTFGQNDVLGVAPGGTYPPFTQPLPFGDPSYPSPKESMRDYLGITRDCFHLSPKGYRDLIGYHTQKFYHKFLMDDQYLLSTLSNDGSVSSAQNVSNDLILGKNGSEDFATVLNFNTQNMDWQKVTNAEIFLRIEEITGDNPLSSPVEVSVKSGNLGSTITIDAADYTANTDMDETPCVFGSNNQTQSWIRIELPATMNEFITKNSNTQFLIKSTSTTDGTVKFTNASDSDFAPVLNLKYDTTYTSIKNITEESTLVLFPNPAEHILRINKNEASISSIKIYNSLGQLCLQQQNNSTSINVESLNSGFYKVAITMDSKVIMRNFVKK from the coding sequence ATGAACAAAACTTTACTTTTTACTCTTATTATCTCCTTTTTTACCCTACAATTAAATGCTCAATGTTCTGAAAATGACGAAACAAAAGTGCTATTAATTGGCGATAGCTGGGCATTCTTTATGTATGTAGATGGTACTATTGATAATGTTTTTGAAAAATGGGGACATACACACTACAAATTTTTAAGTAACCCCACTGTGGCAGAAAACGGAGCTGAAACAGATGATTTTCAAGGTAGTAGTAAGCAAACAGAAATACAAAACTTAATAAATGACAACCCCAGTATTGAAGCTATACACCTCAGCATAGCCGGAAATGATGTTTTAGGCGATTGGAATGTAAATTTTACGCAAGCTCAATTAGATGAGTTGATAGATAGTGTTTATGCCAGAACTCTTGATGTTGTCAACTTTTTAAAATCAACAAAACCGGGAATTAAAATAGTATTTAGTGGATATGTTTATCCTAATTTTGAAGAAATACTAACTGTTAATAATCCTTTGGGAAATAGTCATCCATTTTATGGAACATGGAACAGCATGGGACAGCCTACTTTTTTGCAAATAAATACTATACTAAACGATTTTAGTACGCTTATGGAAGACTATGCTAACACAGAACCACAAGTTGAATTTTATAAAGCACCCGCATTAATGCAATACACTTTTGGTCAAAATGATGTGTTGGGAGTTGCTCCGGGAGGCACATATCCTCCTTTTACTCAACCTTTGCCTTTTGGCGACCCAAGTTATCCTTCTCCTAAAGAATCTATGAGAGATTATTTGGGCATAACAAGAGATTGTTTTCATTTATCGCCTAAAGGATATAGAGATTTAATTGGCTACCATACTCAAAAATTTTATCATAAATTTTTAATGGACGACCAATATTTGCTTTCTACATTAAGCAATGACGGAAGTGTTTCTTCTGCTCAAAATGTTTCTAATGATTTAATTTTAGGTAAAAATGGTAGCGAAGATTTTGCCACAGTTTTAAATTTTAACACCCAAAATATGGATTGGCAAAAAGTAACTAATGCTGAAATATTTTTAAGAATAGAAGAAATAACAGGCGATAATCCTTTAAGTTCTCCCGTAGAAGTTAGTGTTAAAAGTGGTAATTTGGGCTCAACTATTACCATAGATGCTGCTGACTATACTGCTAATACCGATATGGATGAAACGCCTTGTGTTTTTGGTTCAAATAATCAAACTCAATCGTGGATAAGAATAGAACTACCCGCCACTATGAATGAGTTTATAACTAAAAATAGCAACACTCAATTTTTAATAAAAAGTACAAGTACAACAGACGGCACCGTAAAATTTACTAACGCCAGCGATAGCGATTTTGCTCCTGTTTTAAATTTAAAATACGATACCACCTATACTTCTATTAAAAATATAACTGAAGAAAGCACGCTTGTTTTATTCCCTAATCCGGCAGAGCATATTTTAAGAATAAATAAAAATGAAGCTTCTATATCAAGCATTAAAATATACAACTCGCTTGGGCAGCTTTGTTTACAGCAACAAAATAATAGCACAAGTATAAATGTAGAATCTTTAAATTCGGGATTTTACAAAGTAGCTATAACTATGGATAGCAAAGTGATAATGAGGAATTTTGTAAAAAAATAA
- a CDS encoding M1 family metallopeptidase: MNKITYFLLAIMLLSACKTAQKAGSTKDFLDEKDKMLDEIVIERERTPYRATYERKNDLLHTDLDVSFDWQKQYLFGKATLTFKPYFYATNRLVLDAKGMDINSITLSNGTALDYMYNQEQITINLDKIYHRNEEYTILIDYISKPNELENKTEELSAIKDDKGLYFINPLGEQKDVPKQIWTQGETESNSVWFPTIDKPNERTTQEISITVDKKYIAMSNGYMVSDIDNNDGTRTITWKQDKPHAPYLFMMAIGEYAQVKDEWNGLSVDYFVEEEYKDVARKIFGKTPKMLDFFTQVLDVDYEWDKYWQVCVREYVSGAMENTSAVVFGDFVQLTEKELNDDTFTEDIVSHELFHHWFGDLVTCESWSNLPLNESFATYGEVLWREHEYGENEKYRKLYEDMRGYFNEASKGKQVDLIRFHYSKADDMFDSHSYAKGGVILNMLREVVGDEAFFLSLKKYLEDNKFQSVEIHNLRLAFEAVTGRDLNWFFNQWFLSAGHPVIDINYTYTDSNVVVKMTQKPSAEDYLVYNLPMEVIIFKADGSSETKNIVFDTKEQEFEFPTNGEAAWVDVDAKKVTLAEINNNQTEQHWAKQYELGKTMLDRFYAVQHFADNNTTEIAKKTLTKALEDNYWMVQKEAVASIDLTSENSELALQKTQQLGNDATVNTDLRAEALYALSDLEDKKYEATFDKAITANSFNVNAAGLHGLASINETKALAEAQKFETEKSYATADAIGYIYSEYGEADKAPYFTDLMINDSDQYKRMYAAYYYSKLLSRMNSQMALDGINKIVDYGNNDKGDHAKNVAINSLMNIQSTFNTKAEEVRAETHEKGLSSAQKLALENEMVDYKSVADKATEEIKKLYAKK, encoded by the coding sequence ATGAATAAAATAACATATTTTTTACTGGCAATAATGCTTTTATCTGCGTGCAAAACTGCTCAAAAGGCAGGTTCAACTAAAGATTTTTTAGATGAAAAAGATAAAATGCTGGACGAAATTGTAATAGAAAGAGAAAGAACACCTTACCGTGCCACTTACGAAAGAAAAAATGATTTATTACACACAGATTTAGACGTAAGTTTTGATTGGCAAAAACAGTATCTTTTTGGTAAAGCCACACTTACTTTTAAACCTTACTTTTATGCTACAAATCGTTTAGTATTAGATGCTAAAGGTATGGATATTAACAGCATTACGCTCTCTAATGGTACTGCTTTAGACTATATGTACAACCAAGAGCAAATAACTATTAATTTAGACAAAATTTACCATAGAAATGAAGAATACACTATTCTTATAGATTACATTTCTAAACCTAATGAATTAGAAAATAAAACAGAGGAACTAAGTGCTATTAAAGATGATAAAGGACTTTATTTTATAAATCCTTTAGGCGAGCAGAAAGATGTACCTAAGCAAATTTGGACGCAAGGCGAAACGGAAAGTAATTCCGTTTGGTTTCCAACTATAGATAAGCCTAATGAACGTACTACGCAAGAAATAAGCATAACTGTAGATAAAAAATACATAGCCATGTCAAATGGTTATATGGTAAGCGATATAGACAATAATGATGGCACAAGAACCATAACTTGGAAACAAGATAAACCTCATGCTCCTTATTTATTTATGATGGCAATAGGAGAATATGCACAAGTTAAAGATGAATGGAATGGGCTTTCGGTAGATTATTTTGTAGAGGAAGAATACAAAGATGTAGCCAGAAAAATATTTGGCAAAACACCAAAAATGTTAGATTTCTTTACTCAAGTTTTAGATGTAGATTATGAATGGGATAAATATTGGCAAGTATGTGTAAGAGAATATGTAAGTGGAGCAATGGAAAACACATCGGCAGTAGTATTTGGAGATTTTGTACAACTAACCGAAAAAGAACTAAATGATGATACTTTTACTGAAGATATTGTTTCTCACGAGCTATTTCACCATTGGTTTGGCGATTTAGTAACCTGCGAAAGCTGGTCAAACTTACCACTTAATGAATCTTTTGCCACTTATGGAGAAGTGCTGTGGAGAGAACACGAATACGGAGAAAATGAAAAATACAGAAAGCTTTATGAAGATATGCGTGGATATTTTAATGAAGCATCCAAAGGAAAACAAGTAGATTTAATAAGATTTCATTACAGCAAAGCAGATGATATGTTTGACAGCCATAGCTATGCTAAAGGTGGCGTTATTTTAAATATGCTAAGAGAAGTGGTAGGCGATGAAGCTTTCTTTTTATCCTTAAAAAAATATTTAGAAGACAACAAATTTCAATCTGTAGAAATACACAACTTGCGTTTAGCTTTTGAGGCAGTAACAGGTAGAGATTTAAACTGGTTTTTCAATCAATGGTTTTTAAGTGCCGGGCATCCGGTTATTGACATTAATTATACTTATACAGATAGTAATGTAGTAGTAAAAATGACTCAAAAGCCAAGTGCCGAAGATTATTTAGTGTACAATTTGCCAATGGAAGTAATAATTTTTAAAGCCGATGGAAGTAGCGAAACAAAAAATATAGTTTTTGATACAAAAGAACAAGAATTTGAATTTCCTACCAATGGAGAAGCTGCGTGGGTAGATGTAGATGCCAAAAAAGTAACTTTAGCTGAAATAAATAATAATCAAACAGAACAGCACTGGGCAAAACAGTACGAATTAGGTAAAACAATGTTAGACAGATTTTATGCCGTTCAGCATTTTGCAGATAATAACACAACAGAAATTGCCAAAAAAACTTTAACAAAAGCTTTAGAAGATAATTATTGGATGGTGCAAAAAGAAGCTGTAGCATCTATTGATTTAACATCTGAAAATAGTGAATTGGCACTACAAAAAACACAACAGTTAGGCAACGATGCTACTGTAAATACCGATTTAAGAGCCGAGGCATTGTATGCACTAAGTGATTTAGAAGACAAAAAATATGAAGCAACATTTGATAAAGCCATTACGGCAAATTCATTTAATGTAAATGCTGCCGGTTTGCATGGTTTAGCTTCCATAAATGAAACTAAGGCTTTAGCAGAAGCCCAAAAATTTGAAACCGAAAAAAGCTACGCCACAGCAGATGCCATAGGTTATATTTATAGCGAATATGGCGAAGCAGATAAAGCTCCCTATTTTACAGATTTAATGATAAACGACAGCGACCAATATAAAAGAATGTATGCCGCTTATTATTATTCTAAATTATTGAGCAGGATGAACTCCCAAATGGCATTAGACGGCATTAACAAAATAGTAGATTATGGAAATAACGACAAAGGAGACCATGCTAAAAATGTAGCTATAAATTCATTAATGAATATACAATCTACATTTAATACTAAAGCGGAAGAAGTAAGAGCAGAAACCCATGAAAAAGGTTTAAGCAGTGCTCAAAAATTAGCTTTAGAAAATGAAATGGTTGACTATAAAAGTGTGGCAGATAAAGCTACAGAAGAAATAAAAAAGCTATACGCAAAAAAATAA
- the folD gene encoding bifunctional methylenetetrahydrofolate dehydrogenase/methenyltetrahydrofolate cyclohydrolase FolD, with protein MKLLDGKTLSLTIKEEIKLEVEKRIAQGRKRPHLAAILVGNDGASETYVGHKVKSCQQVGFQSTLLRFDENATEQEVLNAVNQLNNDNDIDGFIVQLPLPKHIDEEKIINAINPNKDVDGFHPSNVGKLTLGLPTYVSATPKGIMTLLERNNVTTEGKHCVVIGRSNIVGRPMSILMSQSGNPGNATVTICHSRTQNLKELCLQADILIVALGKAEFVTADMVKEGATVIDVGITRVKDESKKSGYALKGDVKFDEVAPKCEYITPVPGGVGPMTVVSLMQNTLQAAEEK; from the coding sequence ATGAAACTTTTAGACGGCAAAACTCTATCTCTAACCATTAAAGAAGAAATAAAATTAGAGGTTGAAAAACGTATTGCCCAAGGGAGAAAACGTCCGCACTTAGCCGCTATTTTAGTTGGAAATGATGGAGCAAGCGAAACTTATGTAGGACACAAAGTAAAAAGTTGCCAGCAAGTTGGTTTTCAATCTACGCTACTCCGTTTTGATGAAAATGCAACAGAGCAAGAAGTGCTAAATGCTGTAAATCAACTAAATAATGATAATGATATAGATGGATTTATTGTTCAACTTCCATTGCCTAAGCATATTGATGAAGAAAAAATAATAAATGCCATAAACCCCAATAAAGATGTTGACGGTTTTCACCCAAGTAATGTAGGTAAGCTTACTTTAGGTTTGCCAACTTATGTTTCGGCAACGCCTAAAGGTATAATGACGCTTTTAGAAAGAAATAATGTAACTACAGAAGGTAAACATTGTGTAGTAATAGGCAGAAGCAATATTGTAGGGCGTCCTATGAGTATTTTGATGAGTCAATCCGGAAATCCGGGTAATGCCACGGTTACTATTTGCCATTCTCGCACTCAAAATTTAAAAGAACTTTGTTTGCAAGCAGATATTTTGATTGTTGCTTTAGGCAAAGCAGAATTTGTTACAGCCGATATGGTAAAAGAAGGAGCTACGGTAATAGATGTAGGCATAACAAGAGTAAAAGACGAAAGCAAGAAAAGTGGCTACGCTTTAAAAGGCGATGTAAAATTTGATGAAGTAGCTCCAAAATGTGAGTATATAACTCCCGTTCCGGGCGGTGTGGGGCCAATGACGGTGGTGTCTTTAATGCAAAATACTTTGCAGGCAGCAGAGGAGAAATGA